In the genome of Tautonia marina, one region contains:
- a CDS encoding iron-containing alcohol dehydrogenase produces MVSTFTFPLRIRFGDGAIAELPAELSTLRVRRPLVVTDPGIVACGLLDRVLDGLARTFPGRSSVAVFADVRPNPLESDVLNALETYRENDCDGLIGLGGGSPIDAAKATRLLVAYPGPLADFDDLEDSSARIPGDLPPMIAIPTTSGTGSEASCAAILQLTQSGRKTAIRSPSLLPSVALCDPELPLSLPPILTAGIGMNALTRCVESYLSTTYDPICDGIALEGLRQVARGLEPSVQDGASHDARRALMMGSLLGGISSRKGLGMLHSLSLALNSEGCAHHGTLSAILLPHALRFNFETAHARLTHLASQLGLGRSGDGPGHLITLSEILLARLPLPRRLGQVEGLDRERIAEYAHLALLDQSHRTNPRSCDESSLIHLLEAAW; encoded by the coding sequence TCCCCTTCGCATCCGCTTTGGTGACGGTGCGATCGCTGAACTCCCCGCCGAGCTTTCCACCCTTCGGGTTCGTCGTCCCCTCGTGGTGACGGATCCGGGAATTGTTGCCTGCGGCCTTCTCGATCGGGTACTGGACGGACTCGCTCGAACGTTTCCCGGTCGTTCGAGCGTCGCCGTGTTCGCGGACGTTCGGCCCAATCCCCTCGAGTCGGATGTCCTGAATGCATTGGAAACGTATCGGGAAAACGACTGCGATGGACTGATCGGCCTCGGCGGCGGCAGCCCGATCGATGCCGCCAAGGCAACTCGACTGCTGGTGGCGTATCCGGGCCCACTGGCCGACTTCGATGACCTGGAAGACAGCTCCGCGCGGATTCCCGGCGATCTGCCGCCCATGATCGCAATTCCCACGACGTCCGGAACCGGGTCGGAGGCGAGCTGTGCAGCGATCCTTCAGCTCACCCAGTCCGGCCGAAAAACCGCCATCCGTAGTCCTTCTCTGTTACCAAGCGTCGCGCTCTGCGACCCTGAACTGCCCCTGAGTCTCCCGCCGATCCTCACCGCGGGGATCGGTATGAACGCCCTGACTCGTTGTGTTGAGAGCTATCTTTCAACCACATACGATCCGATCTGCGACGGGATCGCGCTCGAAGGGCTTCGACAGGTGGCCAGAGGACTGGAGCCGAGTGTCCAGGACGGGGCAAGTCACGATGCGCGGCGAGCCCTGATGATGGGCTCACTACTCGGAGGAATTAGCAGTCGCAAGGGCCTGGGCATGCTTCACTCTCTCTCCCTCGCCCTGAACTCGGAAGGTTGCGCGCACCACGGCACGCTGAGCGCCATTCTCCTCCCGCACGCCCTGCGGTTCAATTTCGAGACGGCTCATGCTCGCCTGACCCACTTGGCCTCTCAGCTCGGACTGGGCCGAAGTGGAGACGGCCCCGGCCACTTGATCACCCTGTCCGAGATCTTGCTGGCTCGACTTCCGCTGCCTCGAAGGCTCGGTCAGGTCGAAGGACTCGATCGAGAGCGGATCGCGGAATACGCTCACCTTGCCCTGCTCGATCAGAGCCACCGAACCAATCCCCGATCGTGCGATGAGTCCTCGCTGATCCACCTTCTCGAGGCCGCATGGTGA
- a CDS encoding DUF1559 domain-containing protein yields MRRSRGGFTLIELLVVIAIIGVLIALLLPAVQSAREAARRAQCTNNLKQLGLALHNYHDIHNTLAPGRIWRAGPPGPSFPTIFSGTPNTTWFILMLPQFEQQALYNAFNFELGAEGVPTAWGVGGPLAPALGFFANSTVTGTKISIFQCPSDEERQFQITPQYQGGLLSGPVFTKGNYAVSWGNTNWRQEAIGAQQYLQSAFGHRTTKLADVRDGTSNTVFIAEVLQGDRFDVRGVMWSSVPGGGSFMTRFAPNQFRDYLDLVQGGDFLNQPIFCVPEDRLPCTGNAGDSQAFAAARSRHAGGINVVLGDGSVRFVKESINHLVWIGLNSIRGGEVISADQF; encoded by the coding sequence ATGCGACGATCTCGCGGCGGCTTTACGCTGATTGAGTTGCTTGTCGTCATTGCCATTATCGGGGTCTTGATCGCCCTGTTGCTGCCGGCGGTGCAGAGTGCTCGGGAAGCGGCGCGACGCGCCCAGTGCACGAACAACCTGAAGCAGCTCGGTCTGGCGCTGCATAATTACCATGATATCCATAACACGCTGGCACCCGGGCGGATCTGGCGAGCCGGTCCTCCGGGACCGTCATTTCCGACCATCTTCTCCGGGACGCCGAACACGACGTGGTTCATCCTGATGCTGCCTCAGTTCGAGCAGCAGGCACTTTATAACGCTTTCAATTTCGAACTCGGTGCGGAAGGCGTGCCGACCGCCTGGGGAGTGGGCGGTCCGCTGGCGCCTGCCCTCGGGTTCTTTGCGAACAGCACCGTGACCGGGACGAAGATTTCAATCTTCCAGTGCCCGAGTGACGAGGAACGTCAATTTCAGATTACACCGCAGTACCAGGGAGGGTTGCTCAGCGGCCCCGTGTTTACGAAAGGGAACTACGCGGTGAGCTGGGGCAATACCAACTGGCGACAAGAGGCCATTGGGGCTCAGCAGTATCTTCAGTCGGCTTTTGGTCATCGGACGACAAAATTGGCCGACGTCCGGGATGGAACCAGTAACACGGTGTTCATCGCGGAAGTCCTCCAGGGTGATCGCTTCGACGTACGAGGGGTGATGTGGTCGAGTGTGCCCGGTGGAGGGTCGTTCATGACCCGCTTTGCCCCGAACCAGTTTCGAGACTACCTCGATCTGGTCCAAGGTGGCGATTTTCTGAACCAGCCCATCTTTTGCGTGCCAGAGGATCGCTTGCCTTGCACCGGGAATGCGGGTGACAGCCAGGCCTTCGCCGCAGCCCGGAGCCGGCATGCCGGTGGAATCAATGTGGTGCTTGGCGACGGTTCGGTTCGGTTCGTCAAGGAGTCGATCAACCACCTTGTCTGGATCGGTTTGAACTCGATTCGAGGGGGAGAGGTGATTAGCGCCGATCAGTTCTGA
- the queC gene encoding 7-cyano-7-deazaguanine synthase QueC has translation MRNGGSRAVVLLSGGLDSSTVLAECLAEGFTPYALTVLYGQRHHIEQEAARRVAQAFGVARHIEVTLDLRPFGGSALTDQIEVPKDRPHDEIAEGIPITYVPARNTVFLSLALAWAETIEAFDIFIGVNCVDYSGYPDCRPEFLTAFESLAQLATRAGVEHRGRFRIHAPLITMSKTEIVRRGLELGVDYSMTHSCYDPDEHGRACGRCDSCRLRLDAFEQLGLTDPAPYQS, from the coding sequence ATGAGAAATGGTGGCTCCAGGGCAGTTGTTCTCCTCAGCGGTGGCCTCGATTCCTCCACCGTTCTGGCGGAATGTCTCGCCGAGGGCTTTACTCCCTACGCGTTAACGGTGCTTTACGGCCAGCGTCATCACATTGAGCAAGAGGCCGCGCGACGTGTTGCTCAGGCCTTTGGTGTCGCCCGCCACATCGAAGTCACGCTCGACCTGCGTCCCTTCGGTGGCAGTGCGCTGACGGACCAGATTGAGGTCCCCAAAGATCGACCCCATGACGAGATCGCTGAGGGGATTCCGATCACCTACGTACCTGCCAGAAATACTGTTTTCCTGTCCCTTGCCCTCGCCTGGGCCGAGACGATCGAAGCCTTTGACATCTTCATCGGTGTCAACTGCGTCGACTATTCCGGATATCCGGACTGCCGTCCCGAATTCTTAACCGCCTTTGAATCCCTCGCCCAGCTTGCGACCAGGGCGGGGGTCGAACATCGAGGGCGCTTTCGGATCCATGCTCCGCTGATCACCATGTCCAAGACGGAGATTGTCCGACGAGGTCTGGAACTCGGGGTCGACTACAGCATGACTCACAGTTGCTACGATCCCGACGAGCACGGTCGAGCCTGTGGCCGATGCGACTCCTGTCGGCTTCGGCTCGACGCCTTCGAGCAGCTTGGCCTGACCGATCCTGCTCCCTACCAGTCTTGA
- a CDS encoding DEAD/DEAH box helicase, which produces MSTPISNDAGPGFDALGLDARLAETLAELGYEEPTPIQRETIPPLIEGRNLVGQAATGTGKTAAFALPLLQRLSVAEANRGKPSALILVPTRELAMQVAQAVHRYGKKLGIEVLPIYGGQAYGPQLRALQRGVDVVVATPGRALDHIKRGTMPLQGVVTVILDEADEMLDMGFADDIESILGETPEDRQTVLFSATMPPRIAAIARRHLKDPVQITIAKEKLPAGAIPKVRQLAYLVPRAYKIAALGRVLDLENPTSAIVFCRRRDEVDQLAEMLNARGYRAEPLHGGMSQEQRDRVMKKFRSGNADLLIATDVAARGLDIEHLSHVVNYDPPTEAESYVHRIGRVGRAGREGVAITLAEPREHRLLQNFERATKRKIELAQVPTVADVRSKRLDLTVAAVRETLIEGELDRFRVVLESLTGEFDILTVTLAALKLAHNALGNDEEDDQEIPVVAPRSDRPSRDRRPTREPRRKTKEGPSGTRKPRRSEATSAGFGSGVARLYIGAGRESGVRPGDLVGAIANEAGISGRMIGAIEIADRFSFVEVPEEVAGEVVAALRSSTIKGRRVTVRRAD; this is translated from the coding sequence ATGTCCACTCCGATCTCCAACGACGCGGGCCCTGGATTCGACGCGCTTGGCCTCGACGCCCGCCTCGCGGAGACGCTCGCCGAACTTGGCTACGAGGAACCTACGCCGATCCAGCGGGAAACCATCCCGCCACTGATCGAGGGACGGAATCTGGTCGGCCAGGCCGCAACCGGGACCGGAAAGACGGCAGCATTCGCGCTGCCGTTGCTGCAACGCCTGAGCGTAGCAGAAGCGAATCGTGGGAAGCCATCGGCCCTGATTCTTGTTCCGACCCGAGAACTGGCGATGCAGGTGGCTCAGGCCGTGCATCGTTATGGCAAAAAGCTCGGAATCGAAGTGTTGCCGATTTACGGTGGTCAGGCTTATGGGCCACAGCTTCGAGCGTTGCAACGAGGAGTCGATGTTGTCGTGGCGACTCCAGGACGCGCGCTCGATCACATCAAGCGGGGGACGATGCCACTCCAAGGCGTGGTGACGGTGATCCTCGATGAAGCGGACGAAATGCTCGATATGGGCTTCGCCGATGACATCGAGTCGATTCTGGGAGAGACCCCTGAGGATCGTCAGACCGTCCTCTTTTCGGCGACCATGCCTCCTCGGATTGCCGCGATCGCCCGTCGGCATCTGAAGGATCCGGTTCAGATCACCATTGCCAAGGAGAAGCTTCCTGCGGGAGCGATCCCGAAGGTCAGACAACTGGCGTACCTTGTGCCCAGGGCGTACAAGATCGCTGCGCTGGGACGAGTGCTCGACCTGGAGAATCCGACCTCGGCGATCGTCTTCTGCCGGAGACGCGATGAGGTCGATCAACTGGCGGAAATGCTCAACGCCCGAGGATACCGGGCTGAGCCGCTGCACGGTGGAATGTCGCAAGAGCAGCGTGACCGGGTGATGAAAAAATTCCGGTCTGGAAACGCCGATCTGCTGATTGCCACGGATGTTGCTGCTCGGGGCCTCGATATCGAGCATCTCTCTCATGTGGTGAACTACGATCCCCCGACCGAGGCGGAATCGTACGTTCACCGGATTGGTCGAGTGGGTCGAGCCGGTCGAGAAGGGGTGGCAATCACCCTTGCCGAGCCGAGAGAGCATCGCCTACTCCAGAATTTTGAACGCGCGACCAAGCGGAAGATCGAACTGGCACAGGTCCCAACCGTTGCCGACGTGCGTTCCAAACGACTCGATTTGACCGTAGCTGCCGTTCGGGAAACGCTGATTGAGGGAGAGCTGGACCGATTCCGAGTCGTACTTGAGTCGTTAACCGGAGAGTTCGACATCCTGACCGTGACCCTTGCCGCGCTGAAGTTGGCCCATAACGCGCTGGGGAACGACGAGGAAGATGATCAGGAAATCCCGGTGGTCGCTCCCCGATCCGATCGTCCCTCTCGGGATCGTCGTCCCACCCGGGAACCAAGGCGCAAGACGAAAGAGGGGCCGTCCGGCACTCGAAAGCCGCGTCGATCTGAAGCCACCTCCGCAGGTTTCGGCTCGGGAGTGGCGCGGCTTTATATTGGTGCGGGTCGGGAGTCCGGGGTCCGTCCCGGGGACCTGGTGGGAGCGATTGCCAACGAGGCCGGGATCAGTGGTCGGATGATCGGCGCGATCGAAATTGCCGACCGCTTTTCGTTTGTCGAAGTTCCCGAGGAGGTCGCCGGAGAGGTCGTCGCAGCGCTCCGATCGAGCACCATCAAGGGACGTCGAGTGACGGTTCGACGGGCAGATTGA
- a CDS encoding Gfo/Idh/MocA family protein, with protein MKRRRFFQATAAGLALSTAPGFAEAAAAMQGKRVGLIGTGWYGKVDLFRLLQVAPVEVAALCDVDAKMLAEAAEMTAKRQPSGKVPRTYADYREMLDENDLDIVLIATPDHWHALPMIAAVERGADVYVQKPISVDVAEGKAMLDAARKHGRVVQVGTQRRSTPHLIEARDRIVREGLLGTIGHVEVYCYYHMRNRSQAADTAPPEHLDWEMWTGPAPMRPFNPIAHPRGWRAFTEYGNGIMGDMCIHMLDAVRWMLDLGWPKRIASTGGIFIDPASRANIPDTQTATFEFDEFPVVWQHRSWGHPVDPDYPWGATIYGDKGTLKLSVHRYDFTPLGNGQPIHGDVLYELDEYPEDRTEKDLEQHVAPAVRRHMLDFLSAIESRGKPVADIEQGHISSASCILANLAMDLGRTLTWDAELGQVVGDDEANRRLARPYREPWTHPGKHLL; from the coding sequence ATGAAACGTCGACGGTTCTTCCAGGCAACAGCTGCCGGGCTCGCGCTCTCAACGGCTCCTGGATTCGCGGAAGCCGCCGCCGCCATGCAAGGCAAGCGCGTCGGTCTGATCGGCACAGGCTGGTACGGCAAGGTCGATCTCTTTCGATTGCTCCAGGTGGCTCCGGTCGAGGTGGCGGCACTCTGTGATGTCGATGCAAAGATGCTTGCCGAGGCCGCCGAGATGACGGCCAAGCGGCAGCCATCTGGCAAGGTTCCCCGGACCTACGCCGATTATCGCGAGATGCTCGATGAGAACGACCTCGACATTGTCCTGATCGCCACCCCCGACCACTGGCACGCCCTGCCGATGATCGCCGCGGTCGAGCGCGGGGCCGACGTCTACGTGCAAAAACCGATCAGCGTTGACGTGGCTGAAGGGAAGGCCATGCTCGACGCCGCCCGCAAGCACGGCCGAGTCGTTCAGGTCGGCACGCAGCGACGGAGTACCCCCCACCTGATCGAAGCCCGCGATCGGATCGTCCGCGAGGGCCTGCTCGGGACGATTGGCCACGTCGAGGTCTACTGTTATTACCATATGCGCAATCGAAGCCAGGCGGCCGACACCGCGCCTCCCGAGCATCTTGACTGGGAGATGTGGACCGGTCCTGCCCCCATGCGACCGTTCAACCCGATCGCCCACCCGCGAGGTTGGCGCGCCTTTACCGAGTACGGCAACGGCATCATGGGCGACATGTGCATTCACATGCTCGATGCCGTCCGCTGGATGCTCGACCTGGGCTGGCCGAAGCGCATCGCCTCGACCGGCGGAATCTTCATCGATCCTGCGAGCCGAGCCAACATTCCCGACACCCAGACCGCGACCTTTGAGTTCGACGAGTTCCCGGTCGTCTGGCAGCACCGCTCCTGGGGCCACCCGGTTGATCCTGATTACCCCTGGGGAGCCACCATCTACGGCGACAAAGGGACGCTGAAGCTCAGCGTTCATCGCTACGACTTCACTCCCCTCGGGAACGGGCAGCCGATTCACGGCGATGTCCTCTACGAGCTGGACGAGTACCCCGAGGATCGAACCGAAAAGGATCTCGAGCAGCACGTTGCTCCTGCCGTTCGTCGTCACATGCTCGACTTTCTGTCCGCCATCGAATCGAGGGGCAAGCCCGTGGCCGACATCGAGCAAGGCCACATCTCCTCGGCCTCGTGCATCCTGGCAAATCTGGCAATGGACCTCGGCCGAACCTTGACCTGGGATGCCGAACTCGGCCAGGTGGTCGGTGATGACGAAGCGAATCGCCGTCTCGCCCGTCCCTATCGCGAGCCCTGGACTCATCCCGGGAAGCACCTCCTCTGA